The Sander lucioperca isolate FBNREF2018 chromosome 15, SLUC_FBN_1.2, whole genome shotgun sequence genome window below encodes:
- the arhgap22 gene encoding rho GTPase-activating protein 22 isoform X1 codes for MKPSRTPLTSDKPKELAARSKSMVLGELSRVSRPCSPLDQEKALKAGWLKRQRSIMKNWQLRWFVLRTEALYFYKDQDETKAQGCIPLQGSQVNELPANQDEPGRHPFEIVPGGAGEKDRTGISHESFLLMAISQSDMEDWVRAIRRVIWAPLGGGVFGQHLEETMLYEAQCGPQLLVPVLVEQCVCFIREHGLKEEGLFRAPGQTNHVRELQDAFDRGEKPVFDSTTDVHTVASLLKLYIRELPEPIIPFSKYTQFLSCAQLLTKDKAMGIIELGKQVKSLPQVNYNLLTYICKFLDVVQSHSNENKMSVQNLATVFGPNILRPRVEDPVTMMEGSSQVQHLMTVLISEHTRLYQREEPETEAKIPPQQQQSPIQRCKVEWLSQEDTDPPPSSGTGSKTPKEEPQSFTTCTNSKTTAPSFTTTLEKGEDGQIEGKGKSKTEEKVDGNADSKTDGKGGSEVAVSPSKQSKALPSWRCSFKGGAASGGQRGKIGGSAGDVSAAGGSNWLMNGLSSLRAHRRTTSSGERLKDPTLKDSTLSLKETTLPLKDTQRDSDEDSSQTPLAHRVLHQSHRLSAYDNVAPSSLSLPADTSSIWTSFEISLAEPQGSDKAGKLGQGQERPTDVRDSASTLDYSASGTEDDLTGTDEGLTNMLTELKQELKKQRTSYETCIRKLEESCSKYQSQVNHLEEELDQEKKKLYMLEIRLRNSERAHQDAENRNVLLQKEMEEFFKTLGDLTTGASRTN; via the exons ATGAAACCATCCAGGACTCCTCTGACCAGTGACAAACCAAAGGAATTGGCAG CACGTTCCAAGAGCATGGTGCTTGGAGAGTTGTCTCGGGTCTCCAGGCCCTGCTCTCCTCTGGATCAGGAGAAAGCACTAAAAGCAGGCTGGCTGAAGAGACAACGGAGTATCATGAAAAACTGGCAACTGCGTTGGTTTGTCCTGAGGACTGAAGCTCTGTATTTCTACAAGGACCAGGATGAAACCAAGGCACAG GGTTGTATTCCTCTTCAGGGCAGTCAGGTCAATGAGCTGCCTGCCAATCAGGACGAGCCTGGACGTCACCCTTTTGAAATTGTTCCAG ggggaGCTGGAGAAAAGGATCGAACAGGCATAAGCCATGAATCGTTCCTGCTGATGGCCATCTCTCAGAGTGACATGGAGGACTGGGTCAGAGCCATACGGAGAGTCATATGGGCTCCACTTGGAGGAG GTGTCTTTGGGCAGCACCTCGAGGAGACAATGTTATACGAGGCCCAGTGTGGCCCTCAGCTCTTAGTCCCAGTGCTGGtcgaacagtgtgtgtgtttcatacgTGAACATGGGCTCAAGGAGGAGGGCCTTTTCAGGGCTCCTGGACAGACCAATCATGTTCGAGAGCTGCAGGATGCCTTTGACCGTGGCGAGAAGCCAGTGTTTGACAG TACCACAGATGTCCACACAGTGGCATCACTGCTAAAGCTGTACATTCGGGAGCTGCCAGAGCCTATAATCCCATTCTCCAAATACACACAGTTTCTCTCTTGTGCTCAGCTTCTTACCAAGGACAAAGCAATG GGTATAATAGAGCTAGGCAAACAGGTGAAATCCCTTCCTCAGGTCAACtacaacctccttacatacatCTGCAA GTTTCTGGACGTGGTTCAATCTCACTCCAATGAGAATAAGATGAGTGTTCAGAATCTGGCCACTGTGTTTGGACCCAATATCCTTCGGCCCAGAGTGGAGGATCCAGTTACCATGATGGAGG GAAGTTCACAGGTGCAGCACCTCATGACTGTGCTAATCAGTGAACACACCCGACTTTACCAACGGGAGGAGCCGGAAACTGAGGCCAAGATTCCCCCACAGCAACAGCAGAGTCCTATCCAACGGTGCAAAGTGGAATGGCTCTCACAAGAAGACACTGACCCGCCACCCTCCTCAGGCACAGGCTCCAAAACTCCTAAAGAGGAACCCCAATCTTTCACCACTTGTACAAACAGTAAGACAACTGCACCAAGCTTCACTACAACATTGGAGAAAGGTGAGGATGGTCAGATTGAAGGGAAGGGCAAAAGTAAGACAGAAGAGAAAGTCGATGGAAACGCAGATAGCAAAACTGATGGGAAAGGTGGAAGTGAAGTAGCTGTAAGCCCCAGTAAACAGTCTAAAGCACTGCCCTCCTGGAGGTGCTCCTTCAAAGGCGGTGCAGCATCTGGGGGGCAGAGGGGGAAAATAGGGGGCTCAGCAGGGGATGTGTCAGCAGCTGGTGGGAGCAACTGGCTGATGAATGGCCTGTCGTCCCTCCGAGCTCACAGGCGCACCACCTCATCCGGTGAAAGACTTAAAGACCCTACTCTGAAGGATTCAACCCTCTCCCTTAAAGAGACAACTCTTCCACTTaaggacacacagagagactctGATGAAGACTCCTCTCAAACCCCCTTGGCTCACAGagtcctccaccagtcccacagacTGTCTGCCTATGACAATGTTGCCCCCTCCAGTCTAAGCCTGCCTGCTGACACCTCCTCTATCTGGACGTCCTTTGAGATCTCGTTGGCCGAGCCACAGGGAAGCGATAAGGCAGGGAAATTGGGGCAGGGTCAAGAGAGACCCACAGACGTGAGGGACAGTGCAAGTACTCTGGATTACAGTGCAAGCGGTACTGAGGATGATCTCACAGGAACAGATGAAGGTCTCACCAACATGCTGACTGAGCTCAAGCAAGAGCTGAAGAAACAGAGGACGAGCTACGAAACCTGCATTCGCAA GTTGGAGGAGTCCTGTTCTAAGTACCAGTCCCAGGTTAACCACCTCGAGGAGGAGCTGGACCAGGAGAAAAAGAAGTTATACATGCTGGAGATCAGACTCAGGAACTCGGAGAGGGCACATCAAGACGCAGAGAACAGAAACGTTCTCCTCCAGAAAGAGATGGAGGAGTTCTTCAAAACCCTTGGAGATCTGACCACAGGAGCATCACGGACCAACTAG
- the arhgap22 gene encoding rho GTPase-activating protein 22 isoform X2: protein MLSPKIKQARRARSKSMVLGELSRVSRPCSPLDQEKALKAGWLKRQRSIMKNWQLRWFVLRTEALYFYKDQDETKAQGCIPLQGSQVNELPANQDEPGRHPFEIVPGGAGEKDRTGISHESFLLMAISQSDMEDWVRAIRRVIWAPLGGGVFGQHLEETMLYEAQCGPQLLVPVLVEQCVCFIREHGLKEEGLFRAPGQTNHVRELQDAFDRGEKPVFDSTTDVHTVASLLKLYIRELPEPIIPFSKYTQFLSCAQLLTKDKAMGIIELGKQVKSLPQVNYNLLTYICKFLDVVQSHSNENKMSVQNLATVFGPNILRPRVEDPVTMMEGSSQVQHLMTVLISEHTRLYQREEPETEAKIPPQQQQSPIQRCKVEWLSQEDTDPPPSSGTGSKTPKEEPQSFTTCTNSKTTAPSFTTTLEKGEDGQIEGKGKSKTEEKVDGNADSKTDGKGGSEVAVSPSKQSKALPSWRCSFKGGAASGGQRGKIGGSAGDVSAAGGSNWLMNGLSSLRAHRRTTSSGERLKDPTLKDSTLSLKETTLPLKDTQRDSDEDSSQTPLAHRVLHQSHRLSAYDNVAPSSLSLPADTSSIWTSFEISLAEPQGSDKAGKLGQGQERPTDVRDSASTLDYSASGTEDDLTGTDEGLTNMLTELKQELKKQRTSYETCIRKLEESCSKYQSQVNHLEEELDQEKKKLYMLEIRLRNSERAHQDAENRNVLLQKEMEEFFKTLGDLTTGASRTN, encoded by the exons ATGCTGAGCCCCAAGATAAAACAGGCACGCCGGG CACGTTCCAAGAGCATGGTGCTTGGAGAGTTGTCTCGGGTCTCCAGGCCCTGCTCTCCTCTGGATCAGGAGAAAGCACTAAAAGCAGGCTGGCTGAAGAGACAACGGAGTATCATGAAAAACTGGCAACTGCGTTGGTTTGTCCTGAGGACTGAAGCTCTGTATTTCTACAAGGACCAGGATGAAACCAAGGCACAG GGTTGTATTCCTCTTCAGGGCAGTCAGGTCAATGAGCTGCCTGCCAATCAGGACGAGCCTGGACGTCACCCTTTTGAAATTGTTCCAG ggggaGCTGGAGAAAAGGATCGAACAGGCATAAGCCATGAATCGTTCCTGCTGATGGCCATCTCTCAGAGTGACATGGAGGACTGGGTCAGAGCCATACGGAGAGTCATATGGGCTCCACTTGGAGGAG GTGTCTTTGGGCAGCACCTCGAGGAGACAATGTTATACGAGGCCCAGTGTGGCCCTCAGCTCTTAGTCCCAGTGCTGGtcgaacagtgtgtgtgtttcatacgTGAACATGGGCTCAAGGAGGAGGGCCTTTTCAGGGCTCCTGGACAGACCAATCATGTTCGAGAGCTGCAGGATGCCTTTGACCGTGGCGAGAAGCCAGTGTTTGACAG TACCACAGATGTCCACACAGTGGCATCACTGCTAAAGCTGTACATTCGGGAGCTGCCAGAGCCTATAATCCCATTCTCCAAATACACACAGTTTCTCTCTTGTGCTCAGCTTCTTACCAAGGACAAAGCAATG GGTATAATAGAGCTAGGCAAACAGGTGAAATCCCTTCCTCAGGTCAACtacaacctccttacatacatCTGCAA GTTTCTGGACGTGGTTCAATCTCACTCCAATGAGAATAAGATGAGTGTTCAGAATCTGGCCACTGTGTTTGGACCCAATATCCTTCGGCCCAGAGTGGAGGATCCAGTTACCATGATGGAGG GAAGTTCACAGGTGCAGCACCTCATGACTGTGCTAATCAGTGAACACACCCGACTTTACCAACGGGAGGAGCCGGAAACTGAGGCCAAGATTCCCCCACAGCAACAGCAGAGTCCTATCCAACGGTGCAAAGTGGAATGGCTCTCACAAGAAGACACTGACCCGCCACCCTCCTCAGGCACAGGCTCCAAAACTCCTAAAGAGGAACCCCAATCTTTCACCACTTGTACAAACAGTAAGACAACTGCACCAAGCTTCACTACAACATTGGAGAAAGGTGAGGATGGTCAGATTGAAGGGAAGGGCAAAAGTAAGACAGAAGAGAAAGTCGATGGAAACGCAGATAGCAAAACTGATGGGAAAGGTGGAAGTGAAGTAGCTGTAAGCCCCAGTAAACAGTCTAAAGCACTGCCCTCCTGGAGGTGCTCCTTCAAAGGCGGTGCAGCATCTGGGGGGCAGAGGGGGAAAATAGGGGGCTCAGCAGGGGATGTGTCAGCAGCTGGTGGGAGCAACTGGCTGATGAATGGCCTGTCGTCCCTCCGAGCTCACAGGCGCACCACCTCATCCGGTGAAAGACTTAAAGACCCTACTCTGAAGGATTCAACCCTCTCCCTTAAAGAGACAACTCTTCCACTTaaggacacacagagagactctGATGAAGACTCCTCTCAAACCCCCTTGGCTCACAGagtcctccaccagtcccacagacTGTCTGCCTATGACAATGTTGCCCCCTCCAGTCTAAGCCTGCCTGCTGACACCTCCTCTATCTGGACGTCCTTTGAGATCTCGTTGGCCGAGCCACAGGGAAGCGATAAGGCAGGGAAATTGGGGCAGGGTCAAGAGAGACCCACAGACGTGAGGGACAGTGCAAGTACTCTGGATTACAGTGCAAGCGGTACTGAGGATGATCTCACAGGAACAGATGAAGGTCTCACCAACATGCTGACTGAGCTCAAGCAAGAGCTGAAGAAACAGAGGACGAGCTACGAAACCTGCATTCGCAA GTTGGAGGAGTCCTGTTCTAAGTACCAGTCCCAGGTTAACCACCTCGAGGAGGAGCTGGACCAGGAGAAAAAGAAGTTATACATGCTGGAGATCAGACTCAGGAACTCGGAGAGGGCACATCAAGACGCAGAGAACAGAAACGTTCTCCTCCAGAAAGAGATGGAGGAGTTCTTCAAAACCCTTGGAGATCTGACCACAGGAGCATCACGGACCAACTAG
- the arhgap22 gene encoding rho GTPase-activating protein 22 isoform X3, with amino-acid sequence MVLGELSRVSRPCSPLDQEKALKAGWLKRQRSIMKNWQLRWFVLRTEALYFYKDQDETKAQGCIPLQGSQVNELPANQDEPGRHPFEIVPGGAGEKDRTGISHESFLLMAISQSDMEDWVRAIRRVIWAPLGGGVFGQHLEETMLYEAQCGPQLLVPVLVEQCVCFIREHGLKEEGLFRAPGQTNHVRELQDAFDRGEKPVFDSTTDVHTVASLLKLYIRELPEPIIPFSKYTQFLSCAQLLTKDKAMGIIELGKQVKSLPQVNYNLLTYICKFLDVVQSHSNENKMSVQNLATVFGPNILRPRVEDPVTMMEGSSQVQHLMTVLISEHTRLYQREEPETEAKIPPQQQQSPIQRCKVEWLSQEDTDPPPSSGTGSKTPKEEPQSFTTCTNSKTTAPSFTTTLEKGEDGQIEGKGKSKTEEKVDGNADSKTDGKGGSEVAVSPSKQSKALPSWRCSFKGGAASGGQRGKIGGSAGDVSAAGGSNWLMNGLSSLRAHRRTTSSGERLKDPTLKDSTLSLKETTLPLKDTQRDSDEDSSQTPLAHRVLHQSHRLSAYDNVAPSSLSLPADTSSIWTSFEISLAEPQGSDKAGKLGQGQERPTDVRDSASTLDYSASGTEDDLTGTDEGLTNMLTELKQELKKQRTSYETCIRKLEESCSKYQSQVNHLEEELDQEKKKLYMLEIRLRNSERAHQDAENRNVLLQKEMEEFFKTLGDLTTGASRTN; translated from the exons ATGGTGCTTGGAGAGTTGTCTCGGGTCTCCAGGCCCTGCTCTCCTCTGGATCAGGAGAAAGCACTAAAAGCAGGCTGGCTGAAGAGACAACGGAGTATCATGAAAAACTGGCAACTGCGTTGGTTTGTCCTGAGGACTGAAGCTCTGTATTTCTACAAGGACCAGGATGAAACCAAGGCACAG GGTTGTATTCCTCTTCAGGGCAGTCAGGTCAATGAGCTGCCTGCCAATCAGGACGAGCCTGGACGTCACCCTTTTGAAATTGTTCCAG ggggaGCTGGAGAAAAGGATCGAACAGGCATAAGCCATGAATCGTTCCTGCTGATGGCCATCTCTCAGAGTGACATGGAGGACTGGGTCAGAGCCATACGGAGAGTCATATGGGCTCCACTTGGAGGAG GTGTCTTTGGGCAGCACCTCGAGGAGACAATGTTATACGAGGCCCAGTGTGGCCCTCAGCTCTTAGTCCCAGTGCTGGtcgaacagtgtgtgtgtttcatacgTGAACATGGGCTCAAGGAGGAGGGCCTTTTCAGGGCTCCTGGACAGACCAATCATGTTCGAGAGCTGCAGGATGCCTTTGACCGTGGCGAGAAGCCAGTGTTTGACAG TACCACAGATGTCCACACAGTGGCATCACTGCTAAAGCTGTACATTCGGGAGCTGCCAGAGCCTATAATCCCATTCTCCAAATACACACAGTTTCTCTCTTGTGCTCAGCTTCTTACCAAGGACAAAGCAATG GGTATAATAGAGCTAGGCAAACAGGTGAAATCCCTTCCTCAGGTCAACtacaacctccttacatacatCTGCAA GTTTCTGGACGTGGTTCAATCTCACTCCAATGAGAATAAGATGAGTGTTCAGAATCTGGCCACTGTGTTTGGACCCAATATCCTTCGGCCCAGAGTGGAGGATCCAGTTACCATGATGGAGG GAAGTTCACAGGTGCAGCACCTCATGACTGTGCTAATCAGTGAACACACCCGACTTTACCAACGGGAGGAGCCGGAAACTGAGGCCAAGATTCCCCCACAGCAACAGCAGAGTCCTATCCAACGGTGCAAAGTGGAATGGCTCTCACAAGAAGACACTGACCCGCCACCCTCCTCAGGCACAGGCTCCAAAACTCCTAAAGAGGAACCCCAATCTTTCACCACTTGTACAAACAGTAAGACAACTGCACCAAGCTTCACTACAACATTGGAGAAAGGTGAGGATGGTCAGATTGAAGGGAAGGGCAAAAGTAAGACAGAAGAGAAAGTCGATGGAAACGCAGATAGCAAAACTGATGGGAAAGGTGGAAGTGAAGTAGCTGTAAGCCCCAGTAAACAGTCTAAAGCACTGCCCTCCTGGAGGTGCTCCTTCAAAGGCGGTGCAGCATCTGGGGGGCAGAGGGGGAAAATAGGGGGCTCAGCAGGGGATGTGTCAGCAGCTGGTGGGAGCAACTGGCTGATGAATGGCCTGTCGTCCCTCCGAGCTCACAGGCGCACCACCTCATCCGGTGAAAGACTTAAAGACCCTACTCTGAAGGATTCAACCCTCTCCCTTAAAGAGACAACTCTTCCACTTaaggacacacagagagactctGATGAAGACTCCTCTCAAACCCCCTTGGCTCACAGagtcctccaccagtcccacagacTGTCTGCCTATGACAATGTTGCCCCCTCCAGTCTAAGCCTGCCTGCTGACACCTCCTCTATCTGGACGTCCTTTGAGATCTCGTTGGCCGAGCCACAGGGAAGCGATAAGGCAGGGAAATTGGGGCAGGGTCAAGAGAGACCCACAGACGTGAGGGACAGTGCAAGTACTCTGGATTACAGTGCAAGCGGTACTGAGGATGATCTCACAGGAACAGATGAAGGTCTCACCAACATGCTGACTGAGCTCAAGCAAGAGCTGAAGAAACAGAGGACGAGCTACGAAACCTGCATTCGCAA GTTGGAGGAGTCCTGTTCTAAGTACCAGTCCCAGGTTAACCACCTCGAGGAGGAGCTGGACCAGGAGAAAAAGAAGTTATACATGCTGGAGATCAGACTCAGGAACTCGGAGAGGGCACATCAAGACGCAGAGAACAGAAACGTTCTCCTCCAGAAAGAGATGGAGGAGTTCTTCAAAACCCTTGGAGATCTGACCACAGGAGCATCACGGACCAACTAG
- the arhgap22 gene encoding rho GTPase-activating protein 22 isoform X4, producing the protein MAISQSDMEDWVRAIRRVIWAPLGGGVFGQHLEETMLYEAQCGPQLLVPVLVEQCVCFIREHGLKEEGLFRAPGQTNHVRELQDAFDRGEKPVFDSTTDVHTVASLLKLYIRELPEPIIPFSKYTQFLSCAQLLTKDKAMGIIELGKQVKSLPQVNYNLLTYICKFLDVVQSHSNENKMSVQNLATVFGPNILRPRVEDPVTMMEGSSQVQHLMTVLISEHTRLYQREEPETEAKIPPQQQQSPIQRCKVEWLSQEDTDPPPSSGTGSKTPKEEPQSFTTCTNSKTTAPSFTTTLEKGEDGQIEGKGKSKTEEKVDGNADSKTDGKGGSEVAVSPSKQSKALPSWRCSFKGGAASGGQRGKIGGSAGDVSAAGGSNWLMNGLSSLRAHRRTTSSGERLKDPTLKDSTLSLKETTLPLKDTQRDSDEDSSQTPLAHRVLHQSHRLSAYDNVAPSSLSLPADTSSIWTSFEISLAEPQGSDKAGKLGQGQERPTDVRDSASTLDYSASGTEDDLTGTDEGLTNMLTELKQELKKQRTSYETCIRKLEESCSKYQSQVNHLEEELDQEKKKLYMLEIRLRNSERAHQDAENRNVLLQKEMEEFFKTLGDLTTGASRTN; encoded by the exons ATGGCCATCTCTCAGAGTGACATGGAGGACTGGGTCAGAGCCATACGGAGAGTCATATGGGCTCCACTTGGAGGAG GTGTCTTTGGGCAGCACCTCGAGGAGACAATGTTATACGAGGCCCAGTGTGGCCCTCAGCTCTTAGTCCCAGTGCTGGtcgaacagtgtgtgtgtttcatacgTGAACATGGGCTCAAGGAGGAGGGCCTTTTCAGGGCTCCTGGACAGACCAATCATGTTCGAGAGCTGCAGGATGCCTTTGACCGTGGCGAGAAGCCAGTGTTTGACAG TACCACAGATGTCCACACAGTGGCATCACTGCTAAAGCTGTACATTCGGGAGCTGCCAGAGCCTATAATCCCATTCTCCAAATACACACAGTTTCTCTCTTGTGCTCAGCTTCTTACCAAGGACAAAGCAATG GGTATAATAGAGCTAGGCAAACAGGTGAAATCCCTTCCTCAGGTCAACtacaacctccttacatacatCTGCAA GTTTCTGGACGTGGTTCAATCTCACTCCAATGAGAATAAGATGAGTGTTCAGAATCTGGCCACTGTGTTTGGACCCAATATCCTTCGGCCCAGAGTGGAGGATCCAGTTACCATGATGGAGG GAAGTTCACAGGTGCAGCACCTCATGACTGTGCTAATCAGTGAACACACCCGACTTTACCAACGGGAGGAGCCGGAAACTGAGGCCAAGATTCCCCCACAGCAACAGCAGAGTCCTATCCAACGGTGCAAAGTGGAATGGCTCTCACAAGAAGACACTGACCCGCCACCCTCCTCAGGCACAGGCTCCAAAACTCCTAAAGAGGAACCCCAATCTTTCACCACTTGTACAAACAGTAAGACAACTGCACCAAGCTTCACTACAACATTGGAGAAAGGTGAGGATGGTCAGATTGAAGGGAAGGGCAAAAGTAAGACAGAAGAGAAAGTCGATGGAAACGCAGATAGCAAAACTGATGGGAAAGGTGGAAGTGAAGTAGCTGTAAGCCCCAGTAAACAGTCTAAAGCACTGCCCTCCTGGAGGTGCTCCTTCAAAGGCGGTGCAGCATCTGGGGGGCAGAGGGGGAAAATAGGGGGCTCAGCAGGGGATGTGTCAGCAGCTGGTGGGAGCAACTGGCTGATGAATGGCCTGTCGTCCCTCCGAGCTCACAGGCGCACCACCTCATCCGGTGAAAGACTTAAAGACCCTACTCTGAAGGATTCAACCCTCTCCCTTAAAGAGACAACTCTTCCACTTaaggacacacagagagactctGATGAAGACTCCTCTCAAACCCCCTTGGCTCACAGagtcctccaccagtcccacagacTGTCTGCCTATGACAATGTTGCCCCCTCCAGTCTAAGCCTGCCTGCTGACACCTCCTCTATCTGGACGTCCTTTGAGATCTCGTTGGCCGAGCCACAGGGAAGCGATAAGGCAGGGAAATTGGGGCAGGGTCAAGAGAGACCCACAGACGTGAGGGACAGTGCAAGTACTCTGGATTACAGTGCAAGCGGTACTGAGGATGATCTCACAGGAACAGATGAAGGTCTCACCAACATGCTGACTGAGCTCAAGCAAGAGCTGAAGAAACAGAGGACGAGCTACGAAACCTGCATTCGCAA GTTGGAGGAGTCCTGTTCTAAGTACCAGTCCCAGGTTAACCACCTCGAGGAGGAGCTGGACCAGGAGAAAAAGAAGTTATACATGCTGGAGATCAGACTCAGGAACTCGGAGAGGGCACATCAAGACGCAGAGAACAGAAACGTTCTCCTCCAGAAAGAGATGGAGGAGTTCTTCAAAACCCTTGGAGATCTGACCACAGGAGCATCACGGACCAACTAG